Within Bacillus sp. FJAT-45350, the genomic segment CGCTCTGCCTCAAGCTCACTTTCAGTCATGTAGCAATAGTAAGCTTTTCCACTATCAATCAACTGTTGAAGATATTCCTTGTATATTTCAAGACGCTCCATACAGCTATAAGGGCCATACTCTCCACCAATATCAGTGCTCTCGTCCCAATTAAAGCCTAGCCATTTCATGCTATCCATTAATTTTTCCTGTGCAGTTTCAACATTGCGGGCTTGGTCTGTATCTTCAATACGTAAAATGAACTTTCCACCTTGATTACGTGCAAATAAATAATTAAAAAGGGCAGAACGAGCCCCGCCAATATGTAAATGTCCTGTTGGACTAGGTGCAAAACGAACTCTTACTTCATTTGACATCTAGTGACACCTTCCATTCTATAATTTTATTTTTGCGTTCCAAATGTACTGCTACTATTTTAGCACCAGGGAGGGAAAATGCAATTATGAATTCATAATTATGAGTTATGGATGAAAAGCTAATAATAATTGTTAATTCTGGTTAACTCATTAACCATTTTTTCTAAGATTTAAATTTATAAATCATAATTCATAACTTATAATTTTTCTAAAAGAACCACTGCTTGCGACGCAATTCCTTCTTGTCTGCCTGTAAAGCCAAGCTTTTCTGTCGTTGTTGCTTTTACATTTACTTGTTCTACAGATGCTTCTAAAAGCTCGGCAATTCTTTTTCTCATTGGCTCAATATGCGGAGCCATTTTCGGCTTTTGGGCAATAATTGTACAATCGATATTTCCTAGCTTATACCCTTTCTTCTTTACGATTTCCCATACATGAGTAAGAAGCTTGGCTGAATCAGCATCTTTAAATGCTGGGTCCGTATCGGGGAAGTGCTTTCCTATATCACCTTCACCGATAGCACCAAGACAAGCATCTGCAATTGTATGTAGTAATACATCTGCATCAGAGTGTCCTAATAACCCTTTCTCATAATCAATTTCAATCCCACCTATTATTAACGGCCTGTCCTCCACTAATTGGTGAACATCAAATCCTTGTCCAATTCTTATCATTAGGTTTCTCCCCATTTCGATTGTAATATGGCTTCGGCAAACAAGAGATCCTCCGGCGTTGTCAGTTTCATATTTAAGTAATCACCCTGTACGATTGACACCTTCTTACCCATTCGCTCCACTAAACTAGCATCATCAGTTCCTAAATAG encodes:
- the ispF gene encoding 2-C-methyl-D-erythritol 2,4-cyclodiphosphate synthase, which produces MIRIGQGFDVHQLVEDRPLIIGGIEIDYEKGLLGHSDADVLLHTIADACLGAIGEGDIGKHFPDTDPAFKDADSAKLLTHVWEIVKKKGYKLGNIDCTIIAQKPKMAPHIEPMRKRIAELLEASVEQVNVKATTTEKLGFTGRQEGIASQAVVLLEKL